The following are encoded together in the Leucoraja erinacea ecotype New England chromosome 13, Leri_hhj_1, whole genome shotgun sequence genome:
- the LOC129702819 gene encoding carboxypeptidase B2-like, with amino-acid sequence MAFYTLAFTYFMCTFTIGAVASSPTRDQVLSIEPKSDEEIQVIKKISNQYKVVLWQPSSIDAIGINKKIHLYINATNIEEVKTQLSTGNITHSTMIGDVQQLIKMQKNTNQVFHPRGFASYYEQYHTLQEIYLWMSQITSAYPPYIRKILIGPSAEKRLIYVLKIFKGVDQPKGALWIDCGIHAREWISPAFCQWLVQHLIDTEDKMITDILNSFEIYILPVWNVDGYDYTWTTNRFWRKNLSKHKMGQCIGTDLNRNWDAGWGGHGASNNPCSETYGGQYPESEPEVKAVAAFIRQRSDHIKCYISIHSYSQMILFPYSYKMSRSKDHNELNQLAKKAAAALRSVYGTRYTYGNSASTIYLSSGCSDDWAYDLGIKYSFTFELRDTGKYGFLLPPYLIKPTCIEAGIALSKILHHAVQDI; translated from the exons ATGGCATTTTATACTTTAGCTTTTACTTATTTTATGTGTACTTTTACAATTGGAGCAGTTGCATCTTCCCCAACAAG AGATCAGGTTTTGTCTATTGAGCCCAAGTCAGATGAAGAGATTCAAGTTATCAAAAAAATATCCAACCAATACAAG GTAGTTCTGTGGCAACCCAGCTCAATTGATGCTATTGGAATCAACAAAAAAATCCACCTTTATATCAATGCAACTAATATCGAAGAGGTGAAAACTCAGCTGTCTACAGGAAACATTACACACAG CACAATGATCGGGGATGTTCAGCAGCTcataaaaatgcaaaaaaatactAATCAGGTATTTCATCCCCGTGGCTTCGCTTCTTACTATGAACAATATCATACATTGCAAGAG ATTTATTTATGGATGTCACAAATTACCAGTGCATATCCACCCTACATTAGAAAAATACTTATCGGGCCATCAGCTGAGAAGCGTCTAATTTATGTCTTAAAG ATTTTCAAAGGTGTTGACCAACCAAAGGGTGCATTGTGGATCGACTGTGGCATTCATGCGCGGGAATGGATATCGCCCGCATTCTGTCAGTGGCTTGTGCAACAT CTTATAGACACAGAGGACAAGATGATCACCGACATTCTAAATTCATTTGAAATATACATCCTCCCTGTGTGGAATGTTGATGGCTACGATTACACCTGGACAACG AATCGTTTTTGGAGGAAGAACCTTTCCAAGCATAAAATGGGACAATGCATAGGTACTGACCTAAACCGCAACTGGGATGCAGGCTGGGGTG GTCATGGTGCATCAAACAACCCATGCAGTGAAACATATGGTGGACAATACCCAGAGTCTGAACCAGAGGTGAAAGCTGTTGCTGCTTTCATTAGACAGAGATCTGATCACATCAAGTGCTATATCTCAATACATTCATACTCTCAAATGATTTTGTTTCCATATTCCTACAAAATGTCCAGATCAAAGGATCATAATGAATTG AATCAATTGGCAAAGAAGGCGGCCGCTGCTCTGAGGTCGGTGTATGGGACCAGGTACACATATGGGAACTCAGCAAGCACAATCT ATTTATCCAGTGGCTGTTCGGATGACTGGGCTTATGACTTGGGCATTAAATATTCATTTACTTTTGAACTTCGTGATACTGGGAAATATGGTTTTTTACTCCCACCTTACCTAATTAAACCAACGTGTATTGAGGCCGGAATTGCTTTGAGCAAAATCCTACATCACGCCGTTCAAGACATTTGA